From the genome of Phytohabitans rumicis, one region includes:
- the ndhC gene encoding NADH-quinone oxidoreductase subunit A produces MDGYLGSYATLGLLLLAGVLVFVGAFSANRLLRPANPAEPSGKRETYECGIDPVGRDWAQAQIRYYVYAYLYVLFAVESVFLFPWAVIFDRPGFGLTTVVEMAIFVAVLALGILYAWRKRILRWT; encoded by the coding sequence GTGGACGGGTATCTCGGGTCGTACGCGACGCTGGGGTTACTGCTGCTCGCGGGGGTGCTGGTCTTCGTCGGGGCGTTTTCGGCCAATCGGCTGCTGCGACCGGCCAATCCGGCCGAGCCGTCCGGCAAGCGCGAGACGTACGAGTGTGGCATCGACCCGGTTGGTAGGGATTGGGCCCAGGCCCAGATCCGCTATTACGTGTATGCCTATCTATATGTCCTGTTTGCCGTGGAGTCCGTTTTTCTCTTCCCCTGGGCGGTGATCTTCGACCGTCCCGGGTTCGGGCTCACCACGGTGGTCGAGATGGCGATCTTCGTGGCGGTGCTCGCCCTCGGCATCCTGTACGCCTGGCGCAAGCGCATCCTCCGCTGGACCTAG
- the folP gene encoding dihydropteroate synthase: MAIVNRTPDSFFDRGATFAADAALRAVSQAVADGADIIDIGGVKAGPGAEVTVAEEIDRTVATIAAVRAEFPDVVISIDTWRAEVAREAIPAGADLLNDTWSGADPALAEVAAATGAGLVCSHAGRLRPRTRPHRVAYDDVVADVVSTVTRLADRACAVGVRRDGILIDPAHDFGKNTRHSLEITRRLGELAATGWPVLVALSNKDFVGETLGVPVGERLTGTLATTAVSAWLGARVFRAHQVRETRQVLDMVASIRGDRPPAVSRRALA; the protein is encoded by the coding sequence ATGGCGATCGTGAACCGTACCCCGGACTCTTTCTTCGACCGCGGCGCCACCTTCGCCGCGGACGCCGCCCTGCGCGCCGTGTCGCAGGCCGTCGCGGACGGCGCGGACATCATCGACATCGGCGGCGTGAAGGCCGGGCCGGGCGCGGAGGTCACCGTCGCCGAGGAGATCGACCGCACAGTGGCCACCATCGCCGCGGTACGGGCCGAATTCCCCGACGTGGTGATCTCCATCGACACGTGGCGGGCGGAGGTGGCCCGGGAGGCCATCCCGGCGGGCGCCGACCTGCTCAACGACACCTGGTCCGGCGCCGACCCGGCCCTCGCCGAGGTCGCCGCGGCCACCGGCGCGGGCCTGGTGTGCTCGCACGCGGGCCGGCTCCGGCCGCGCACCCGGCCGCACCGGGTCGCCTACGACGACGTGGTGGCGGACGTGGTCAGCACCGTCACGCGCCTCGCCGACAGGGCCTGTGCGGTGGGCGTACGTCGCGACGGCATCCTGATCGACCCGGCGCACGACTTCGGCAAGAACACCCGGCACTCGCTGGAGATCACACGGCGGCTGGGCGAGCTGGCCGCGACGGGCTGGCCGGTGCTGGTGGCGCTGTCGAACAAGGACTTCGTCGGGGAGACCCTCGGCGTGCCGGTGGGCGAGCGGCTCACCGGCACGCTCGCGACGACCGCGGTGTCGGCCTGGCTCGGCGCCCGCGTCTTCCGCGCCCACCAGGTGCGCGAGACCCGCCAGGTGCTCGACATGGTCGCCTCGATCCGAGGCGACCGCCCCCCAGCCGTGAGCCGCCGCGCCCTCGCCTGA
- a CDS encoding DivIVA domain-containing protein yields the protein MGQVLLLLVVALTVAAVVFGVTVLVTGGDPGLGTAEPDGRAVPLPGTRPLMEADVSAVRFDTTVRGYRMAQVDQALRRAAYDIGYKDELIGVLEAEVTALREGRSNDADVLRRAREAALAPTGAAVGGAGLGPAVPPAGLVDLGDVSGPPINSDNSDKTPVVVISADEADEADEASDAEPDGIDDEVDTDTEPEADDDAVEDGEDGEDGEPEDDVDTDVRAKLPDRDERA from the coding sequence ATGGGTCAGGTACTCCTCCTCTTGGTCGTGGCGTTGACCGTCGCGGCGGTGGTCTTCGGCGTCACCGTGCTGGTGACGGGCGGGGATCCGGGACTGGGCACAGCCGAGCCGGACGGTCGGGCGGTGCCGCTGCCCGGCACCCGGCCATTGATGGAGGCCGACGTCTCGGCGGTGCGCTTCGACACGACCGTGCGCGGCTACCGGATGGCCCAGGTCGACCAGGCGCTGCGCCGTGCGGCGTACGACATCGGATACAAGGACGAGCTCATCGGCGTGCTGGAGGCGGAGGTCACCGCGCTCCGCGAGGGCCGCTCGAACGACGCGGACGTGCTGCGTCGCGCCCGTGAGGCGGCGTTGGCACCCACCGGCGCGGCGGTTGGCGGGGCGGGCCTCGGGCCGGCGGTCCCGCCCGCGGGCCTCGTCGACCTCGGGGACGTGTCGGGCCCGCCCATCAACTCGGACAATAGCGATAAGACGCCCGTCGTCGTGATCAGCGCGGATGAAGCCGACGAAGCGGACGAGGCGAGCGACGCCGAGCCGGACGGGATCGACGACGAGGTCGACACGGACACCGAGCCCGAGGCCGATGACGACGCGGTCGAGGACGGCGAGGATGGGGAGGACGGCGAGCCCGAGGACGACGTCGACACCGACGTCCGGGCCAAGCTTCCGGATCGAGATGAGCGGGCATGA